One segment of Deltaproteobacteria bacterium DNA contains the following:
- a CDS encoding dodecin domain-containing protein, which translates to MQDKTYVITEIVGVSDASISAAVASAIARANLTLKALDWFELKEVRGTIVDGKVGQYQVTLDVGFRYLTDEEMRAWVRE; encoded by the coding sequence ATGCAAGACAAAACGTATGTGATTACCGAGATCGTTGGCGTGTCGGACGCTTCCATCTCGGCGGCGGTCGCCAGCGCTATTGCCCGTGCCAATCTCACGCTGAAGGCGTTAGACTGGTTCGAACTCAAAGAAGTCCGCGGCACCATCGTCGATGGGAAAGTCGGTCAGTATCAAGTCACCCTCGACGTAGGGTTCCGCTATTTAACGGACGAAGAGATGCGGGCGTGGGTCCGCGAATAA
- a CDS encoding dodecin domain-containing protein: protein MQEKTYKLIELVGVSATSIEDAVQNAIARANQTLKNLDWFEIMETRGLIQDGQVSQFQVKLKVGFRLVG from the coding sequence ATGCAAGAGAAAACTTATAAGCTCATCGAACTCGTCGGCGTCTCCGCCACCTCCATCGAAGATGCGGTGCAAAACGCGATCGCGCGCGCGAACCAGACGCTCAAGAACCTGGACTGGTTCGAGATCATGGAAACTCGCGGACTCATTCAAGACGGCCAGGTCAGTCAGTTTCAGGTCAAGCTGAAGGTCGGCTTTCGCTTGGTCGGCTAG
- a CDS encoding peroxiredoxin, translating to MEAQERQPIPRINDLAPDFTAMSTHGEITLSQYTKAGKWVLLFSHPADFTPVCTTEFIEFSRLAPEFAARNVQPIGLSVDSIFSHLGWEQNIEKNFGQKIPFPVIADRNMAVAALYGLIHPGASDTATVRAVFLIDPTGKVRFLIYYPLSMGRNSAEILRAIDAAQTADKHGIATPVNWQPGEDVIVPPPANETALRERLEMGRKGEVTQTDWYFSKKKI from the coding sequence ATGGAAGCGCAAGAACGACAACCGATCCCCCGCATCAACGACCTGGCTCCGGACTTCACCGCCATGAGTACCCACGGCGAAATTACCCTCTCCCAATACACCAAAGCCGGCAAATGGGTCCTGCTCTTCTCTCACCCCGCTGACTTCACCCCCGTCTGTACCACCGAATTCATCGAGTTCTCCCGCTTGGCCCCCGAGTTCGCCGCTCGTAATGTCCAACCCATCGGTCTCTCCGTCGATAGCATCTTCTCCCATCTGGGCTGGGAACAGAACATCGAGAAGAACTTCGGCCAGAAGATCCCCTTTCCGGTCATCGCCGACCGCAACATGGCAGTAGCGGCCCTCTACGGCTTGATTCACCCGGGCGCGAGTGACACGGCCACGGTCCGGGCGGTGTTTCTGATTGACCCGACGGGCAAGGTGCGGTTTCTGATTTACTATCCCTTAAGCATGGGGCGGAACTCGGCAGAGATCTTACGGGCGATTGATGCGGCGCAAACCGCCGACAAGCATGGCATTGCTACGCCGGTGAATTGGCAACCAGGGGAAGACGTGATCGTGCCCCCGCCCGCCAACGAGACGGCACTGCGCGAGCGTTTGGAGATGGGGCGCAAAGGTGAAGTCACGCAGACCGACTGGTACTTCTCGAAAAAGAAGATTTAG
- the glgP gene encoding alpha-glucan family phosphorylase: MQNGKSTLPPRIGQLHDLAYNLWWSWHPEARAVFEAIDRTLWSLTAHNPVKLLQEVRPERLSALASDPSFLRRYDAAMMAFVADMNAQDTWTARTFPQLAEATVAYFSAEFGIHSSLPIYGGGLGVLAGDHCKEASDVGVPLVGVGFMYPQGYFHQRLSADGRQEAVYEHIDRAHAPLLPALTPDGNRCLVTVPIDDRKIQMQVWHVRVGRSSLYLMDTDVEENAPWDRELSARLYGGDLEMRILQEILLGIGGVRVLRALGIRPNLWHLNEGHAAFVTIERLRECMQTGMSFEEAQAEVRRSTVFTTHTPVPAGHDAFSFLLVDRYLHKYWAELGIDRERFLALGAYREPWGEVFHMTVLALHLAGWCNGVSQAHGEVSRRMWQSLWPDTPAEKTPIIHVTNGVHTPTWVASELHMLYGKYLGPDWVKHHDTPMLWQRIHDIPDEELWSVHSRLKHKLVSFVRERARDLWRKEHRDPVQVLASGALLDPEALTIGFARRFATYKRATLLLRDLARLQGIMQDRWKPVQIIFAGKAHPADEPGKHLIHQVYALAKEYDLGGQIAFVEDYDMHVAKFLVQGVDVWLNNPVPPLEASGTSGQKAAINGVPNLSIADGWWSEGYNGGNGWTIASADANAEAGERDAHDAHTLYDILEREIVPLYYQRDGDGVPRGWMRVVKEAICSITPAFSARRMVKEYVKRFYAPALQAERSKS; the protein is encoded by the coding sequence ATGCAAAATGGAAAGTCAACGCTCCCTCCCCGGATCGGTCAATTGCACGATCTGGCTTACAACTTGTGGTGGAGCTGGCACCCCGAAGCCAGAGCTGTTTTCGAGGCGATCGATCGCACGCTGTGGAGTCTGACGGCGCATAATCCCGTCAAGCTTTTGCAAGAGGTGCGTCCCGAACGATTGAGCGCCTTGGCGTCGGACCCGTCGTTTCTGCGCCGCTACGACGCGGCGATGATGGCGTTCGTTGCGGACATGAACGCGCAAGACACCTGGACCGCGCGGACCTTTCCACAGTTGGCTGAGGCAACTGTGGCCTATTTTTCTGCCGAGTTCGGCATTCACAGCTCCCTGCCGATCTATGGCGGAGGACTGGGGGTTCTTGCCGGCGATCACTGTAAAGAAGCGAGCGATGTCGGAGTGCCGCTGGTGGGTGTAGGCTTCATGTACCCCCAAGGCTATTTCCATCAGCGTCTCTCTGCCGATGGTCGCCAAGAAGCGGTCTATGAGCATATCGACCGTGCCCATGCACCGCTCTTGCCCGCGCTCACCCCGGACGGGAATCGTTGTCTGGTGACCGTGCCCATTGACGATCGTAAAATCCAGATGCAGGTGTGGCACGTGCGTGTCGGTCGTTCGTCTTTGTATCTCATGGACACGGATGTCGAAGAGAATGCGCCCTGGGATCGCGAACTATCCGCCCGGCTGTATGGCGGTGACCTGGAGATGCGCATCCTCCAGGAGATTCTCTTAGGGATCGGCGGGGTACGGGTACTCCGTGCTCTCGGTATTCGACCGAATCTCTGGCATCTCAACGAAGGGCATGCGGCTTTTGTGACCATCGAACGGCTCCGTGAGTGTATGCAGACCGGGATGTCCTTTGAAGAAGCGCAAGCCGAGGTGCGACGTTCCACGGTCTTCACCACGCATACCCCGGTACCTGCCGGGCACGATGCCTTTTCTTTCCTCCTGGTGGATCGCTATCTGCATAAGTATTGGGCGGAACTCGGTATCGACCGCGAGCGCTTTCTCGCCTTGGGTGCCTATCGCGAACCTTGGGGCGAGGTGTTCCATATGACCGTCCTCGCGCTGCACCTGGCAGGGTGGTGTAATGGAGTGAGCCAGGCGCACGGTGAAGTGTCTCGCCGCATGTGGCAATCGTTGTGGCCGGACACGCCGGCGGAGAAGACGCCGATTATTCATGTAACCAACGGCGTGCATACGCCCACGTGGGTGGCGTCGGAACTCCATATGCTCTACGGCAAATACTTGGGGCCGGATTGGGTCAAGCACCACGATACGCCAATGCTGTGGCAGCGCATTCACGATATTCCCGACGAAGAACTGTGGTCGGTGCACAGTCGGCTCAAGCACAAACTCGTCAGCTTCGTGCGCGAGCGCGCCCGCGATTTGTGGCGCAAGGAGCATCGCGATCCCGTCCAAGTGCTCGCCTCGGGTGCTCTGCTCGACCCGGAAGCGCTAACGATCGGGTTTGCACGCCGGTTCGCCACCTATAAACGGGCGACGCTCCTGTTGCGGGATCTGGCGCGGTTGCAGGGCATCATGCAAGACCGCTGGAAGCCGGTGCAGATCATCTTTGCCGGGAAAGCCCATCCCGCCGACGAGCCGGGAAAGCACTTGATCCATCAGGTCTACGCGCTGGCGAAAGAGTATGACCTGGGTGGGCAAATCGCTTTTGTCGAAGACTACGACATGCACGTGGCAAAGTTTCTCGTGCAAGGCGTCGATGTGTGGTTGAACAACCCGGTGCCTCCTCTTGAGGCTAGCGGGACAAGCGGACAGAAGGCCGCGATCAACGGGGTCCCCAATCTTAGCATCGCCGATGGCTGGTGGAGCGAGGGGTATAACGGCGGGAACGGCTGGACCATCGCCTCGGCGGACGCCAATGCCGAGGCCGGAGAGCGCGATGCCCATGACGCGCACACGCTCTACGACATTCTCGAGCGAGAAATTGTGCCGCTGTACTATCAGCGGGACGGCGATGGCGTCCCGCGGGGATGGATGCGCGTGGTCAAAGAGGCGATTTGTTCGATCACGCCGGCGTTTTCCGCCCGGCGCATGGTGAAGGAATATGTCAAACGTTTCTACGCGCCCGCGCTGCAAGCCGAACGCAGCAAGTCGTAA